The following are from one region of the Paenibacillus sp. JZ16 genome:
- a CDS encoding cellulase family glycosylhydrolase, whose translation MINLNKKSLCSLALIAVLVLSLFPSFASAAKNEHSRSPKKNPQAYVNDMQPGWNLGNSLDAVGADETAWGNPRITKALINQIAAQGYKSIRIPVTWNNHIGSGPNYTIDTAYMDRVQEVVDWALKADLYVMINVHHDSWLWISHMENNRNEVVAKYNAVWTQVAHRFRNHSNKLMFESVNEPRFSDGGTTDETKAFQMLDELQTSFHQIVRGSGARNATRPLVLSTLEASPTQERMSELYNTMTKLNDSNLIATVHYYGFWPFSVNIAGYTRFETDTRNDIDQTFNNVYNTFIARGIPVILGEYGLLGFDQSTGVIEQGEKLKFFEYLTYYLKEKNITHMLWDNGQHFKRTAFTWSDPELYNIMKAGWSGRSSTADTDLVFVKKGAAIQNKSIPLNLNGHTLTEVRTNGQLLVAGQDYTLNGNAITFTSSLLSRLTSSGQFGVNAVLTAKFNRGADWNFRVIFHDKPELRNTQGTTDSFSIPTTFNGDQLATMEAVYATGGNAGPQDWTSFKEFEYTFSPSYSTDEIKLKPTFFNEVKDGEVILKFHFWSGEVITYKLTKSGSSVTGNAS comes from the coding sequence ATGATAAACCTGAATAAGAAATCCCTATGTTCCTTAGCACTTATCGCTGTTCTAGTCCTTTCACTATTCCCATCTTTCGCATCCGCTGCGAAAAACGAACATTCAAGATCTCCAAAGAAAAATCCCCAAGCCTACGTCAACGATATGCAGCCCGGCTGGAACCTTGGCAATTCGCTGGATGCCGTGGGGGCTGACGAAACAGCATGGGGAAATCCGCGCATCACCAAAGCCTTGATCAACCAAATCGCGGCACAGGGATATAAGAGTATCCGCATTCCGGTAACCTGGAACAACCATATCGGCAGCGGGCCGAACTATACTATCGACACTGCTTACATGGACCGGGTACAGGAGGTTGTCGATTGGGCGCTTAAAGCCGATCTGTATGTCATGATCAATGTCCATCACGATTCTTGGCTATGGATCAGCCATATGGAGAACAATCGCAATGAGGTCGTTGCCAAGTACAACGCCGTGTGGACTCAAGTTGCCCATCGCTTCCGGAACCATTCCAACAAACTGATGTTTGAAAGCGTCAATGAACCTCGTTTCTCGGATGGAGGGACCACCGACGAAACGAAAGCATTTCAGATGCTGGATGAACTTCAAACGTCATTCCATCAGATCGTCCGCGGCTCTGGAGCACGCAACGCAACCCGGCCGCTTGTGCTATCTACCCTGGAGGCCTCTCCAACCCAGGAGAGAATGAGCGAACTATATAACACCATGACGAAGCTGAATGACTCCAATCTGATTGCGACGGTCCATTATTATGGATTTTGGCCGTTCAGTGTGAACATCGCGGGTTATACCCGTTTTGAGACGGATACCCGGAACGATATCGATCAAACATTCAACAATGTGTATAACACCTTTATCGCCAGAGGGATTCCCGTCATCCTGGGTGAATATGGACTGCTTGGCTTCGACCAGAGCACAGGAGTTATTGAGCAGGGGGAGAAACTGAAGTTCTTCGAGTATCTAACCTATTATCTCAAAGAGAAGAACATTACCCATATGCTATGGGACAATGGCCAGCACTTTAAGCGAACCGCTTTTACCTGGTCCGATCCGGAGCTGTACAACATCATGAAGGCGGGTTGGAGCGGTCGTTCTTCCACGGCTGACACCGATCTGGTCTTCGTAAAAAAAGGAGCGGCCATCCAGAATAAGAGCATACCTTTGAACTTAAACGGCCACACGTTAACCGAAGTCCGCACAAACGGACAACTGCTAGTTGCCGGGCAGGATTATACGCTTAATGGGAATGCGATCACGTTTACGTCCAGCCTGCTGTCCAGACTGACTTCATCCGGCCAATTCGGCGTGAATGCTGTATTGACGGCCAAATTCAACCGCGGTGCGGACTGGAATTTCAGGGTCATCTTCCATGATAAGCCCGAGCTTCGCAACACGCAGGGTACAACCGATTCGTTCAGCATTCCAACGACGTTCAACGGAGATCAGCTAGCCACGATGGAGGCGGTATACGCGACGGGAGGCAATGCAGGACCGCAGGACTGGACCTCCTTCAAAGAGTTTGAATATACGTTCTCCCCATCCTACTCGACGGATGAAATCAAGCTCAAGCCTACCTTTTTTAATGAGGTCAAAGACGGAGAAGTGATTCTTAAATTCCATTTCTGGAGCGGCGAGGTCATCACCTATAAACTTACGAAAAGCGGAAGCAGCGTAACCGGTAACGCTTCTTAG